In one Thermococcus sp. 2319x1 genomic region, the following are encoded:
- the surE gene encoding 5'/3'-nucleotidase SurE: MAKILVTNDDGIHSRGIKAAVEALQGLGEIYIVAPMFQRSASGRAMTIHRPLRAKRISMDGAKAAYALDGMPVDCVIFAMARFGDFDLAISGINLGENMSTEITVSGTASAAIEAATQEIPSIAISLEVNREKHKFGEGEEIDFSAAKYFLRKIATAVLKRGLPKGVDMLNVNVPYDADENTEIAFTRLARRMYRPSVEERIDPKGSPYYWIVGTQCPKEVLEPGTDMYAVKVERKVSVTPINIDMTAKVDLEEIKRLLEL; the protein is encoded by the coding sequence ATGGCAAAGATACTTGTAACAAATGATGATGGAATTCACTCGCGAGGGATAAAAGCCGCTGTAGAGGCACTTCAGGGATTGGGAGAGATCTACATAGTTGCCCCAATGTTTCAAAGGAGCGCAAGTGGAAGGGCAATGACCATCCACAGACCTCTAAGGGCTAAAAGAATAAGTATGGACGGTGCAAAAGCAGCCTATGCATTAGATGGAATGCCCGTTGATTGCGTTATCTTTGCCATGGCCAGATTTGGAGATTTCGACCTTGCAATAAGTGGTATAAACTTGGGAGAAAACATGAGCACCGAGATAACTGTTTCCGGGACTGCAAGTGCTGCAATAGAGGCCGCAACCCAAGAAATCCCGAGCATTGCCATAAGCCTGGAAGTTAACAGGGAAAAACACAAATTTGGTGAGGGTGAAGAAATAGATTTCTCAGCTGCCAAGTATTTCCTAAGAAAAATCGCAACGGCGGTTTTAAAGAGAGGCCTCCCAAAAGGAGTCGATATGCTGAACGTTAACGTCCCCTATGATGCGGATGAAAACACAGAGATAGCTTTTACCCGCTTGGCAAGAAGGATGTATAGGCCCTCTGTTGAAGAGCGCATAGACCCAAAGGGGAGCCCCTACTACTGGATAGTCGGAACCCAGTGCCCTAAGGAGGTATTAGAACCGGGAACGGATATGTATGCAGTTAAAGTTGAGAGAAAAGTTAGCGTAACTCCAATAAACATTGACATGACAGCAAAGGTGGATTTGGAGGAGATCAAGAGACTTTTAGAACTGTAG
- a CDS encoding 2-oxoacid:acceptor oxidoreductase subunit alpha, with product MIIRGDEPEQIGLLKRLYPKGNYFMQGDEAIAYGALFAGCRFYAGYPITPASEIAETMARELPKLKGYYIQMEDEIGSIAAVIGASWTGLKSMTATSGPGFSLMMENLGYAIMTETPLVLVDVQRSGPSTGQATKGAQGDFFQARWGTHGDHPIIAISPTSVEDSFWETIRAFNLSEKFRIPVILLADGIIGHTREQIRIPDPEEVEIVYRKLPANEEEAKYPFGDVHGDLIPPMPLFGNGYFTHVTGSTHKENGLRDVYTPEVHDRLVRRLHKKIEVHEKEIQKWEEYHTDDAEILLVSWGVSARPSLGAVIEARKKGIKAGLIVPKTVHPFPGKRIKELSKEAHTILVPEMNLGQMILEVQRFVREEVPVIGVNKIGGVPLTVEEILKEIESSAERPRHRSAD from the coding sequence ATGATAATCCGAGGAGACGAGCCCGAGCAGATAGGGCTCTTAAAAAGGCTTTACCCCAAGGGAAACTACTTCATGCAGGGCGATGAGGCTATAGCTTATGGAGCTCTTTTTGCCGGGTGCAGGTTTTACGCCGGCTATCCAATAACCCCCGCAAGTGAAATTGCCGAAACAATGGCAAGGGAGCTTCCGAAGCTTAAGGGCTACTACATCCAGATGGAGGATGAGATAGGGAGCATTGCCGCTGTAATAGGTGCTTCTTGGACGGGACTTAAGAGCATGACCGCAACTTCCGGCCCGGGTTTTAGCTTGATGATGGAGAACCTTGGCTATGCCATAATGACAGAGACCCCCTTGGTTTTAGTTGACGTTCAAAGGAGCGGCCCTTCGACAGGTCAGGCAACAAAAGGCGCCCAGGGAGATTTCTTCCAGGCAAGGTGGGGAACTCATGGGGATCATCCAATAATAGCCATTTCTCCAACGAGTGTGGAGGACAGCTTCTGGGAGACAATAAGGGCGTTTAACTTGAGTGAAAAATTCAGAATACCAGTGATTCTTCTTGCTGATGGGATAATAGGACACACAAGAGAGCAGATAAGAATTCCTGATCCGGAGGAAGTTGAAATAGTCTATAGAAAGCTTCCCGCCAATGAAGAGGAAGCTAAATATCCATTTGGAGACGTTCATGGCGACTTAATTCCTCCGATGCCCCTCTTTGGTAACGGCTACTTTACTCACGTTACGGGCTCTACGCACAAGGAAAATGGCTTGAGAGATGTCTACACTCCAGAGGTTCACGATCGCTTGGTGAGGAGGCTTCACAAGAAGATAGAAGTTCACGAGAAGGAGATCCAAAAATGGGAAGAATACCACACCGACGATGCAGAGATTCTGCTCGTGAGCTGGGGCGTAAGCGCGAGGCCATCGCTTGGAGCGGTAATAGAGGCAAGAAAGAAGGGGATAAAGGCTGGACTCATTGTCCCTAAGACCGTTCATCCGTTCCCCGGGAAGAGAATTAAGGAGCTCTCTAAGGAAGCTCACACGATTCTTGTGCCCGAGATGAACCTTGGGCAGATGATACTCGAGGTGCAGCGCTTTGTAAGGGAGGAAGTTCCGGTTATTGGCGTGAACAAGATAGGTGGCGTTCCCTTAACGGTAGAGGAGATTTTAAAAGAAATAGAAAGCTCAGCCGAGCGTCCTCGTCACCGTTCGGCGGATTAG
- a CDS encoding 2-oxoacid:ferredoxin oxidoreductase subunit beta has product MAKQIYTKYEMVKYLRKEALPTALCPGCGGGTVLNAFANAIDQLKIDPRDLVVVSGIGCSAWIASPYFLADTLHTTHGRAVAFATGVKVGLPDKKVVVISGDGDLAGIGGNHLIHAARRNIDITVIVVNNFIYGMTGGQVAPTTPFGAITTTTPYRNIEHPLKIAETVASAGASYVARWTTFHVYQLIESIKKALTVKGFSLVEAVSQCPVQFGRRNRMKTPAEMLRWFSKNSIPITKAKNMSPEELEGKIVIGEFVSREKPEFTEELNKLIDEVAQYYRLGDEDAD; this is encoded by the coding sequence ATGGCAAAACAAATTTACACAAAGTATGAAATGGTCAAATATCTTAGGAAGGAAGCCCTCCCAACCGCACTTTGTCCCGGGTGTGGTGGGGGGACTGTGTTGAATGCTTTTGCAAACGCCATAGATCAGCTAAAAATCGACCCGCGTGACTTAGTTGTCGTGAGTGGGATAGGGTGCTCGGCTTGGATAGCCTCACCGTACTTTCTTGCTGACACCCTGCACACCACACATGGAAGAGCTGTAGCATTTGCAACTGGCGTTAAAGTTGGTTTGCCCGATAAGAAAGTTGTTGTCATAAGCGGTGATGGAGACCTGGCCGGAATTGGGGGAAATCATCTTATCCATGCAGCAAGGAGGAACATCGACATAACTGTAATCGTTGTGAACAACTTCATATATGGGATGACAGGTGGGCAAGTAGCACCAACAACTCCCTTTGGGGCAATTACCACCACGACGCCTTATAGGAACATTGAGCATCCACTAAAAATAGCCGAAACCGTAGCCTCCGCTGGGGCCTCTTATGTGGCAAGGTGGACCACTTTTCACGTTTACCAGCTGATAGAGAGCATAAAGAAGGCATTGACCGTTAAGGGATTCTCCCTTGTAGAGGCAGTTTCTCAATGTCCCGTGCAGTTCGGAAGGAGAAACAGAATGAAGACCCCAGCCGAGATGCTTCGCTGGTTCTCAAAGAATTCCATCCCAATAACCAAGGCCAAGAACATGTCTCCGGAAGAGCTTGAGGGGAAAATTGTCATTGGAGAGTTTGTAAGCAGAGAAAAGCCCGAGTTTACGGAAGAACTTAACAAGCTTATTGATGAGGTTGCCCAATATTACCGGCTGGGTGATGAAGATGCAGATTAG
- a CDS encoding DUF996 domain-containing protein has translation MSLKEARTYGSIGAVLSLLGGLIPRVGLLVTIAGMVMTLFAVREISNEFKREDIFRSYLVALILLLGAFLVLIIAVLFGIGAVVFKGMPFRAMEEGFWALRHIIATFLVGAFLAWILFLLGSYYLKKSYEEIADEIGVDVFKTTGSLYFLGTVLMIVFGLGALLILAGKILEIVAYLSLPEKVENGEG, from the coding sequence ATGAGCTTGAAGGAAGCCAGGACTTATGGAAGCATAGGAGCCGTCCTTTCCCTTTTAGGGGGCCTTATACCAAGGGTAGGGCTTTTAGTTACAATAGCGGGGATGGTAATGACGCTATTTGCGGTGAGGGAAATCTCCAACGAATTCAAAAGGGAGGACATTTTTAGAAGCTACCTTGTGGCACTTATCCTCCTTTTGGGGGCATTTTTAGTACTCATAATCGCCGTTTTATTTGGGATAGGGGCTGTAGTGTTCAAGGGGATGCCCTTCAGAGCTATGGAGGAGGGTTTTTGGGCATTAAGACATATAATTGCCACTTTTTTGGTGGGGGCATTTTTGGCATGGATCCTCTTCCTTCTCGGCTCTTACTACCTTAAAAAGAGCTATGAAGAGATTGCAGATGAAATTGGTGTTGATGTATTTAAAACAACCGGCTCCCTGTACTTTCTGGGAACCGTCTTGATGATCGTTTTTGGACTTGGAGCGCTTCTCATCTTGGCTGGAAAGATACTGGAAATAGTTGCATACCTTTCCCTTCCAGAAAAGGTTGAAAATGGAGAGGGGTAA
- a CDS encoding archaeosine biosynthesis radical SAM protein RaSEA, whose protein sequence is MTFWTSEDNVAGKKGIALYVILPTVGCYRYRIGEACYMCSYPAEAPKVPWSQEGLVEYFKKALKEIEGKKGPIAVRIFTSGSFFDDGEVKRETRRQIFSILAEMDNVEEIVVESRSELVRYDAVRELVEIIEGKHFEVAIGLETANDDIADVSINKGNTFEEFVRASEIIREAGANVKTYLLFKPIFLSERDAIEDVKESIKKAAPYTDTFSINVTNIQRGTTYERLWEKGEYRTPWLWSVVEILKWAKGNFPEKRILSDPVGAGSKRGPHNCGKCDKAVAKAIREFSNTQNLKFLENIEHDCLREWEYIVSEGLLDWQLQIW, encoded by the coding sequence ATGACATTTTGGACAAGCGAGGACAACGTTGCTGGAAAAAAGGGCATCGCACTTTATGTTATCCTCCCAACTGTTGGCTGCTACCGCTATAGAATTGGGGAAGCCTGTTATATGTGCTCTTATCCAGCGGAAGCCCCCAAAGTTCCTTGGAGCCAAGAGGGGCTTGTGGAATACTTCAAAAAAGCCCTTAAGGAAATTGAGGGTAAAAAGGGTCCAATAGCTGTTAGAATATTCACATCCGGGAGTTTCTTTGACGATGGGGAAGTTAAGAGAGAGACCAGAAGGCAAATCTTCTCTATTCTGGCGGAGATGGATAACGTTGAGGAGATAGTGGTGGAGAGCAGGTCGGAGTTAGTGAGATATGACGCGGTGAGAGAGCTTGTTGAAATTATTGAGGGAAAACACTTCGAAGTTGCCATAGGGCTGGAGACTGCAAATGACGATATTGCAGATGTGAGCATAAACAAGGGGAATACCTTTGAAGAGTTTGTGCGGGCGAGTGAGATAATTAGGGAAGCCGGAGCCAATGTTAAGACGTATCTGCTCTTTAAGCCGATATTTTTGAGCGAAAGGGATGCGATTGAAGATGTAAAGGAGAGCATAAAAAAAGCCGCCCCATACACGGATACATTTTCTATAAACGTGACCAACATACAAAGGGGAACAACCTACGAGAGGCTGTGGGAAAAAGGGGAGTACAGAACACCCTGGCTTTGGAGCGTTGTTGAAATTTTGAAGTGGGCCAAGGGGAACTTTCCGGAGAAAAGGATACTGAGCGACCCGGTGGGAGCTGGCTCAAAAAGAGGACCTCATAACTGTGGTAAATGCGACAAAGCCGTGGCAAAGGCGATTAGAGAATTCTCAAACACTCAAAACCTAAAATTCCTTGAGAACATTGAGCATGACTGTTTGAGAGAGTGGGAATACATAGTTTCCGAGGGGTTGCTCGACTGGCAGCTCCAAATTTGGTGA
- a CDS encoding 2-oxoglutarate ferredoxin oxidoreductase subunit delta: MANVEVKKDNYLAVGKTEAVEISVDTFLCKGCGICVEMCPRKVFEWSQELSEKGVHYPVPVHADKCVKCKLCELLCPDFAIAVKW, translated from the coding sequence ATGGCAAATGTCGAAGTCAAAAAGGATAATTATCTGGCTGTTGGAAAAACCGAAGCAGTCGAGATAAGCGTTGACACTTTCCTCTGCAAGGGATGCGGCATTTGTGTTGAGATGTGCCCAAGGAAGGTTTTCGAATGGAGCCAAGAGCTCAGTGAAAAAGGAGTGCACTATCCGGTTCCGGTGCATGCTGACAAGTGCGTGAAGTGCAAGCTCTGTGAGCTCCTCTGTCCGGACTTTGCAATAGCTGTTAAGTGGTGA